Proteins from a single region of Seriola aureovittata isolate HTS-2021-v1 ecotype China chromosome 9, ASM2101889v1, whole genome shotgun sequence:
- the bcas2 gene encoding pre-mRNA-splicing factor SPF27, protein MAGTASVAGEVFVDALPYFDQGYDAAGVREAAAALVEEETRRYRPTKNYLSYLPTPDFSTFETEIMRNEFERLAARQPMDLLSMKRYELPAPSAGQKNDITAWQECVNNSMAQLEHQAVRIENLELMSQYGTNAWKVYNDNLAFMIEMAQKELQKFRKQIQDMNWQRKNDQLAGGAKLRELESNWVSLVSKNYEIERAIVQLENEVTQLRQQQGEENKENIRQDF, encoded by the exons ATGGCCGGAACGGCTTCAGTGGCTGGTGAAGTGTTTGTCGATGCTTTGCCATATTTTGACCAAGGTTATGATGCAGCAGGTGTGAGAGAAGCG GCTGCAGCGCTGGTTGAGGAGGAGACCAGAAGATATCGACCAACCAAGAACTACTTGAGCTACCTGCCCACACCTGACTTCTCTACTTTTGAG ACAGAAATTATGAGGAATGAATTTGAGCGGCTTGCTGCTCGGCAGCCCATGGATCTCCTGAGCATGAAGAG ATACGAGCTGCCCGCGCCGTCAGCTGGACAGAAGAACGACATCACAGCGTGGCAGGAGTGCGTCAACAACTCGATGGCCCAGCTAGAGCACCAGGCGGTCCGCATCGAGAACCTGGAGCTCATGTCACAATATGGAACCAACGCGTGGAAAGTCTACAATGA TAACTTGGCCTTCATGATCGAGATGGCACAAAAGGAACTGCAGAAATTCAG GAAACAAATTCAGGATATGAACTGGCAGCGTAAGAACGATCAGTTAGCAGGAGGAGCTAAACTGAGAGAGCTGGAGTCAAA CTGGGTGTCTCTGGTCAGCAAGAACTACGAGATCGAGCGGGCCATTGTCCAGCTGGAGAACGAAGTCACCCAGCTCAGACAACAGCAGGGGGAAGAGAACAAGGAGAATATCCGACAGGACTTCTAG
- the otud3 gene encoding OTU domain-containing protein 3, protein MSRKQTSKPVRSNKKSELERKRDERAARRAIVKDRKNRPQDGDEGAEFVSFSNQLQALGLKLREVPGDGNCLFRALGDQLEGHSRGHLRLRQETVQYMSSHRQDFEPFVEDDVPFAQHLSNLSQPGTFAGNDAIVAFARSQQVKVVIHQLNTPLWEINGAEKQVCRELHIAYRYGDHYDSVRRIGDNSESPAQLRIENMQNSRGQQREFGDGQRDRQKNPSPTASEEDNVILSSIKNRGIQGDEENLLQLSAATINAEWLVGSVLGQSCEGQCASGSCSACRSAATDCSEHKQSAEGSNVQKPKVSNKQRKEQQRQEKKKRQEERHRQKFLQSKGSMDQNQNLPEAVTLVPALNTLSI, encoded by the exons ATGTCTAGGAAACAGACATCGAAACCTGTGCGGAGCAATAAAAAGAGCGAACTGGAACGCAAGAGAGATGAGCGGGCAGCACGTCGGGCTATTGTAAAGGACCGCAAGAACCGGCCTCAGGATGGTGATGAAGGAGCAGAGTTTGTCAGTTTCTCCAATCAGCTCCAGGCACTGGGGCTCAAGCTAAGAGAAGTCCCAGGAGATGG AAACTGCCTGTTCAGAGCTTTAGGCGACCAGTTAGAGGGTCACTCCAGGGGTCACCTGCGACTTCGCCAGGAGACTGTCCAGTACATGTCGTCTCATCGACAAGACTTTGAGCCCTTTGTTGAGGATGACGTGCCCTTCGCACAGCACT TGTCCAACCTCTCTCAGCCCGGTACATTTGCTGGCAATGACGCTATCGTGGCTTTTGCTCGCAGTCAACAGGTGAAGGTGGTCATCCATCAGCTGAACACACCACTGTGGGAG ATAAATGGTGCAGAGAAGCAGGTGTGCAGAGAGCTACACATTGCCTACCGCTATGGAGATCATTATGACAGTGTAAGGCGGATTGGAGACAATTCTGAGAGTCCTGCTCAGCTCCGCATAGAG AACATGCAGAATTCACGAGGCCAGCAGCGCGAGTTCGGGGACGGTCAGAGGGACAGGCAGAAAAATCCCTCCCCCACTGCCTCGGAGGAGGACAACGTGATCCTGAGTTCCATCAAGAATCGAGGAATCCAGG GTGATGAGGAGAACCTGCTCCAGTTGAGTGCGGCAACCATCAATGCTGAATGGCTTGTCGGCTCTGTGCTGGGCCAGTCCTGCGAGGGCCAGTGTGCCTCAGGATCCTGTTCTGCCTGCAGATCTGCAGCCACAGACTGCAGTGAGCATAAGCAGTCAGCAGAGGGCAGCAACGTACAAAAACCTAAG GTATCGAACAAGCAAaggaaagagcagcagaggcaagagaagaagaagcgtCAGGAGGAGAGGCATCGGCAGAAGTTTCTCCAGAGCAAAGGAAGCATggatcagaaccagaacctgcCGGAAGCTGTTACTTTAGTACCAGCTCTCAACACTCTCAGTATATAG